One Lactobacillus sp. CBA3606 DNA segment encodes these proteins:
- a CDS encoding lipopolysaccharide assembly protein LapB, with the protein MAKTKAATKAAQQALIHQLVTTIDHHPDDYQAYYDLTVVLTAGQDYEQAEALAMKALGRFEQVTRAHNLLTYALGNIYYQAGEYNRALAAYQTIDDPKLKADAYLMMAQTLMAKKDYQHALVWALTVQEQRPTAIDVNLLTANILLALGNNEQAYDFYQKVLAQNPQHGPANFNAGLTAMVLGKPYAALFAKAKQYDAAYFKAHQQQLSDIEKTVAAADKVPHKNQKA; encoded by the coding sequence TTGGCTAAGACGAAAGCAGCAACTAAAGCAGCACAACAGGCTTTAATTCATCAACTGGTCACGACGATTGACCACCATCCAGATGATTATCAGGCTTATTATGATTTGACCGTGGTTCTAACCGCTGGTCAAGATTATGAACAAGCTGAGGCGTTAGCGATGAAAGCGTTAGGTCGTTTCGAGCAAGTGACGCGGGCACATAATCTTTTAACGTATGCGCTCGGCAATATCTATTATCAAGCTGGAGAATATAATCGGGCGTTAGCGGCTTATCAAACGATTGATGACCCAAAGTTAAAGGCCGATGCTTATTTAATGATGGCACAGACGTTAATGGCTAAAAAAGATTATCAACATGCGCTGGTTTGGGCGTTAACGGTTCAAGAACAACGGCCCACGGCGATTGACGTGAATCTGTTAACGGCAAACATTTTACTTGCGTTAGGCAATAATGAACAGGCATACGACTTTTATCAAAAAGTATTGGCTCAAAATCCGCAGCATGGTCCGGCTAATTTTAATGCTGGCTTAACGGCGATGGTGCTGGGTAAACCGTATGCGGCCTTATTTGCTAAGGCCAAACAATATGATGCGGCGTATTTTAAAGCCCACCAACAACAGTTAAGTGATATTGAAAAAACCGTTGCGGCAGCGGATAAAGTGCCACACAAAAATCAAAAAGCGTAA
- a CDS encoding histidine phosphatase family protein, which yields MTKLLFVRHGKTEWNLEGRYQGSQGDSPLLPASYDEIHQLAAALHDIQFSHIYASPLKRARDTAMTLQQDLSQPGLSLTILSRLREFNLGKMEGMAFTDVAERYPLEFEDFRQHPDHYDPTTIHGESFQQLLKRMTPAINQIVAANPRRTDNVLVVSHGAALNALVNTLLGASLATLRQRGGLSNTSTTILETRDRGKHYNLLLWNDTSYLSREPDPTDTI from the coding sequence TTGACAAAACTACTATTTGTTCGCCATGGAAAAACGGAATGGAACTTGGAGGGCCGTTATCAAGGGTCTCAAGGTGATTCACCGTTGTTACCAGCGAGCTATGATGAAATTCATCAATTAGCGGCGGCTTTACATGATATTCAGTTTAGCCATATTTATGCGAGTCCCTTAAAACGAGCACGGGATACAGCAATGACGCTCCAACAAGATTTAAGTCAACCGGGCTTGTCGCTGACGATTTTGAGTCGCTTACGTGAATTTAATTTAGGAAAAATGGAAGGGATGGCATTTACTGACGTAGCAGAGCGCTATCCGCTGGAATTTGAAGATTTTCGGCAACATCCTGATCATTATGATCCCACAACGATTCATGGCGAGAGTTTTCAGCAATTATTAAAACGAATGACGCCGGCAATTAATCAAATCGTCGCTGCTAATCCACGTCGGACCGATAATGTATTGGTCGTGAGTCACGGTGCGGCTTTAAATGCCTTAGTGAATACGTTACTGGGGGCCTCATTAGCGACTTTACGGCAACGTGGTGGCTTATCAAATACGAGCACGACGATTTTAGAAACGCGCGATCGTGGTAAGCATTATAACTTATTACTATGGAATGATACGTCATATTTGTCCCGAGAACCTGATCCCACAGATACGATTTAG
- a CDS encoding TrkA family potassium uptake protein: protein MKKNFAVFGLGRFGESVVRTLAAAQQEVLAVDIHEGPVNKLMDVATQTMIADTRDEAVLKELNIDSFDYVIIGIGNNMEASILTTMLSKEQGAKHVIAKAETSDQGRVLERVGADKVVFPERDMGHTIVRKLLTNHILNFIDLSDEYTLAAIEITDDNLTNQNLIDLKFRKRYGLTVIAIKHGADINVSPQPTDTIALHDVLTVVGPIKGVRELDAALTK from the coding sequence ATGAAAAAGAATTTTGCAGTGTTTGGCTTAGGACGCTTCGGTGAAAGCGTGGTCCGGACGTTAGCGGCTGCGCAACAAGAAGTACTAGCCGTGGACATTCATGAGGGTCCGGTTAATAAATTGATGGATGTTGCAACGCAAACGATGATTGCGGATACGCGCGATGAGGCCGTTTTAAAGGAATTAAATATTGATAGTTTTGATTATGTTATTATCGGAATTGGTAATAATATGGAAGCCAGTATTTTAACGACCATGTTAAGTAAGGAACAAGGCGCTAAACATGTGATTGCAAAGGCTGAGACGAGTGATCAAGGGCGAGTTTTAGAACGTGTCGGGGCGGACAAGGTGGTCTTCCCAGAGCGTGATATGGGGCATACCATCGTCCGAAAATTACTGACGAATCATATTCTGAATTTTATTGATTTAAGTGATGAATACACCTTAGCCGCAATTGAGATTACTGATGATAATTTAACGAACCAGAATCTAATTGATCTAAAATTTCGCAAACGGTATGGCTTGACCGTGATTGCCATTAAGCATGGGGCTGATATTAACGTGTCACCACAGCCAACCGATACAATTGCGTTACACGATGTGTTAACCGTCGTTGGACCGATTAAAGGGGTTCGCGAATTAGATGCAGCGCTAACGAAGTAG
- a CDS encoding TrkH family potassium uptake protein, whose amino-acid sequence MEKLRRFNFFDTLSKKMVAGFILVITMGTVLLSLPIAAQSGQATALINTLFTATSATCITGLNVVAMTHWTLFGKIVIMGLSEVGALGYMTFAVLISNLMRRNLGLSTQLLVKESLNLENLSDTKSVMQYVIGLSLLFQLGGFGLLALDFVPRYGWQSGLFLSLFHAIMSFCNAGFNIFTNGMATFQSDPYVLLVTMVLVIAGGLGFLVWRDLLLYHERHRLSLNSKLTLVTTISLFVLGFILLLVTERGLALLPADTSWLDRIMNTLFMSVSPRTAGFSVIPVTRLQAGSVLVIMVLMFIGGTPGSTAGGIKTTTFGILVFQSIAQLRGRADVEYGHRRFSQNNLNRALLLVFLASVVLTVAALILAQTETIPKGMGLEYIVFEVLSAFGTVGLSLGLTAKLTLVGKFVIMLLMFIGRVGIFTSLYALSRRQAKTNLIRYPEENILIG is encoded by the coding sequence ATGGAAAAATTACGGCGGTTTAATTTTTTTGACACGTTATCGAAAAAAATGGTAGCGGGATTTATTTTAGTGATTACGATGGGGACGGTTTTATTATCGTTACCAATTGCGGCACAAAGCGGGCAAGCAACGGCATTGATTAATACGTTATTTACGGCCACTTCAGCCACTTGTATCACCGGGTTAAATGTGGTTGCAATGACCCATTGGACGTTGTTTGGTAAAATCGTCATTATGGGATTGTCAGAAGTCGGTGCGTTGGGTTACATGACGTTTGCAGTCTTGATTTCAAATTTAATGCGGCGCAACTTGGGCCTATCAACACAATTGTTAGTCAAGGAATCACTGAATCTTGAGAATTTAAGTGATACGAAAAGTGTTATGCAATATGTCATTGGCCTGTCGTTATTATTTCAATTAGGCGGCTTTGGGCTATTAGCCCTTGATTTTGTCCCACGCTATGGCTGGCAGTCAGGTCTTTTTTTATCGTTATTTCATGCCATCATGTCATTTTGTAATGCTGGTTTTAATATCTTTACCAACGGTATGGCGACTTTTCAGAGTGATCCGTACGTCTTGCTGGTGACGATGGTGCTCGTGATTGCGGGTGGCCTGGGATTCTTAGTCTGGCGTGATCTATTACTTTATCATGAGCGTCACCGCTTGAGCTTGAACTCAAAATTAACATTGGTGACCACGATTAGTCTGTTTGTCTTAGGCTTTATCTTGTTACTAGTGACTGAACGAGGGCTGGCACTATTGCCAGCAGATACCAGTTGGCTTGATCGGATTATGAACACCTTATTTATGAGTGTTTCACCACGAACGGCGGGTTTTTCAGTGATTCCAGTTACCCGGTTACAGGCTGGGAGTGTCTTAGTGATTATGGTCCTGATGTTTATCGGGGGGACCCCTGGATCAACTGCCGGGGGGATTAAAACGACTACCTTTGGGATTTTAGTCTTTCAAAGTATTGCCCAATTGCGTGGTCGTGCGGATGTCGAATATGGTCATCGACGGTTTAGTCAAAATAACTTGAACCGGGCATTATTATTAGTCTTTTTAGCGAGTGTAGTTTTAACCGTGGCGGCGTTGATTTTAGCGCAAACGGAGACAATTCCTAAAGGGATGGGCTTGGAATACATTGTCTTTGAAGTTTTATCGGCTTTTGGCACAGTTGGCTTAAGTCTTGGCTTAACGGCTAAATTAACATTAGTGGGAAAATTTGTGATTATGCTACTAATGTTTATTGGCCGGGTGGGTATTTTTACGTCGCTCTATGCTTTATCACGGCGACAAGCGAAAACGAATTTGATTCGTTATCCTGAAGAAAATATTTTGATTGGTTAA
- the mnmA gene encoding tRNA 2-thiouridine(34) synthase MnmA: protein MTDHSNTRVVVGMSGGVDSSVVALLLKQQGYDVVGVFMKNWDDTDENGVCTATEDYKDVAKVADKVGIPYYSINFEKEYWDRVFTYFLDEYKKGRTPNPDVICNKEIKFKAFLDYAMDLGADYIATGHYARLQHDEDGTMHLLRGVDSNKDQTYFLSQLDSKTLSKVMFPLGDMIKPDVRKLALNAGLATAKKKDSVGICFIGEKNFKEFLGHYLPATPGKMMTDQGEVKGEHAGLMYYTIGQRRGLGIGGDGEDNEPWFVIGKDLKQNILYVGKGYHNPHLYATYLEASDLHFVTNEDLGNDFHVTAKFRYRQTDSGVTVHFNDDHTQVRVTFDEPVRAITPGQAVVFYNGEECLGSGMIDAAYNDERVLQYI, encoded by the coding sequence ATGACTGATCACAGTAACACGCGTGTCGTTGTCGGCATGAGTGGTGGGGTTGACTCATCCGTCGTGGCATTGTTGTTAAAGCAGCAAGGCTATGACGTGGTGGGGGTCTTTATGAAGAATTGGGATGATACTGACGAAAACGGGGTTTGTACCGCGACCGAGGATTACAAGGACGTGGCTAAAGTTGCCGATAAAGTTGGGATTCCATATTATTCAATCAACTTTGAAAAGGAGTATTGGGATCGGGTCTTCACGTACTTCTTAGATGAGTACAAAAAAGGCCGGACGCCAAATCCGGATGTTATCTGCAACAAGGAAATCAAGTTTAAGGCTTTCTTGGACTATGCGATGGATTTAGGGGCGGATTATATTGCCACTGGTCATTACGCACGGTTGCAGCATGATGAAGATGGCACAATGCACCTATTGCGTGGCGTTGATAGCAATAAGGACCAGACTTATTTCTTAAGCCAGTTGGATTCTAAGACGTTGTCAAAGGTAATGTTCCCACTTGGCGATATGATTAAGCCAGATGTTCGGAAATTAGCTTTGAATGCAGGCTTAGCAACGGCGAAGAAGAAGGACTCAGTCGGAATTTGTTTCATTGGCGAGAAGAATTTCAAGGAATTTTTAGGCCATTACTTACCAGCAACGCCTGGTAAGATGATGACGGACCAAGGCGAAGTTAAGGGCGAGCATGCCGGTTTAATGTATTACACGATTGGACAGCGTCGTGGCCTTGGCATCGGTGGCGATGGTGAGGATAACGAACCATGGTTTGTCATTGGTAAGGATTTGAAGCAAAATATCTTGTACGTCGGCAAGGGTTACCATAATCCACACCTCTATGCGACCTATTTAGAGGCGTCTGATTTGCACTTTGTCACCAATGAAGATTTAGGTAATGATTTTCATGTGACCGCCAAGTTCCGGTACCGGCAGACTGATTCTGGTGTGACCGTACACTTTAATGACGATCATACGCAAGTGCGGGTCACCTTTGACGAACCGGTGCGGGCGATTACGCCTGGTCAAGCCGTGGTCTTTTACAACGGTGAGGAATGTTTAGGTTCTGGGATGATTGATGCTGCTTATAATGATGAGCGTGTTTTGCAATATATCTAA
- a CDS encoding DUF1831 domain-containing protein yields MAYTTTVKLAGDTKTYQLSSAIKKYTLMDLGFAKGKSGVFTFERSLDPNTPYQAAFKLKMAVNADLTAFKMATVTGNGLQRADIFKNDAHPEAVEQLRFLLTSFIDRDLLVEV; encoded by the coding sequence ATGGCTTATACAACGACGGTGAAACTTGCGGGTGATACGAAAACGTATCAATTAAGTTCGGCAATCAAGAAGTATACATTAATGGATTTAGGTTTTGCGAAGGGTAAATCAGGGGTATTCACTTTTGAACGTTCATTGGACCCTAACACCCCTTATCAAGCAGCTTTTAAGTTGAAAATGGCAGTTAATGCTGATTTAACGGCTTTTAAAATGGCGACGGTAACGGGTAACGGGTTACAACGTGCGGATATTTTTAAAAATGATGCCCATCCGGAAGCGGTTGAACAACTACGGTTCCTTTTAACCAGTTTTATTGACCGTGATCTCTTAGTTGAAGTTTAA
- a CDS encoding cysteine desulfurase family protein — translation MKQVYLDNAATTPMAESVVTEMMTRMTNTFGNASSTHAFGRAAREVLDDSRHVIAQSINAPDDDIIFNSGGTEGDNTAIMQTALVRQNLGKHIITTAIEHQAILKSLAVLEQRGFEVTYLPVDANGNIKLADFKAALRPDTILVSIMMGNNEVGSHMPIHEIGDLLKDHQAWFHTDAVQAYGLLDIDVQRDHIDMLSTSAHKINGPKFIGFLYKRNGINFPSLIKGGEQEDKRRAGTENVPAIAGFAQAVKELTPTEKAHRQSKYADFKQYVVDQLTANHIDFDVNGTLGPDNLQHVLNLWIKGISTYTMQTNLDLGGIAVSGGSACTAGSLEPSHVLIAMFGKDSPRVNESIRLSFGRYTTKADLDQFITVLTNTVNRLSKR, via the coding sequence ATGAAGCAAGTGTATTTAGATAACGCAGCGACTACCCCCATGGCGGAATCAGTTGTCACCGAAATGATGACGCGCATGACGAATACGTTTGGCAATGCCTCGAGTACCCATGCGTTTGGGCGGGCTGCTCGCGAAGTCTTAGACGATAGTCGCCATGTCATTGCGCAAAGTATCAATGCGCCTGACGATGATATTATTTTCAATAGTGGTGGGACGGAAGGCGATAACACAGCCATCATGCAAACGGCGTTAGTGCGGCAAAATTTAGGTAAGCATATTATTACCACAGCAATTGAGCATCAAGCCATTTTAAAGTCATTAGCTGTTTTAGAGCAGCGGGGCTTTGAAGTGACGTATTTACCTGTGGATGCCAACGGTAATATTAAGCTAGCTGATTTTAAAGCCGCTTTACGGCCAGATACGATCCTAGTTTCAATTATGATGGGGAACAATGAAGTCGGGTCTCACATGCCGATTCATGAGATTGGTGACCTTTTAAAGGACCATCAAGCTTGGTTCCATACGGATGCTGTGCAAGCATACGGCCTATTGGATATTGATGTTCAGCGTGATCATATTGATATGTTGTCGACTTCAGCGCACAAGATTAATGGCCCTAAGTTTATTGGTTTCTTGTATAAACGCAATGGCATTAACTTTCCAAGCTTAATTAAAGGTGGGGAGCAAGAAGACAAGCGGCGTGCCGGAACTGAAAATGTGCCGGCAATTGCGGGTTTTGCGCAAGCCGTTAAGGAATTGACGCCGACTGAAAAAGCGCATCGCCAAAGTAAGTATGCTGATTTTAAGCAATATGTCGTGGACCAATTGACGGCTAATCACATTGATTTTGACGTGAACGGTACTTTGGGACCGGATAACTTACAACATGTCTTGAATCTTTGGATTAAAGGCATTTCAACTTATACCATGCAAACGAATCTAGATTTAGGTGGTATCGCAGTTTCTGGTGGTTCAGCTTGTACTGCGGGGAGTCTGGAGCCGTCACACGTGTTGATTGCGATGTTTGGCAAAGATTCGCCACGGGTGAATGAATCTATTCGGCTGAGTTTCGGGCGTTACACGACTAAGGCCGATTTAGATCAATTTATCACGGTATTAACCAACACGGTTAATCGGTTATCCAAGCGTTAA
- a CDS encoding 5'-methylthioadenosine/adenosylhomocysteine nucleosidase: MKFGIICAMEEELKTLRTALQDEKITPIKDIVFYEGTIDQQAVVLVQSGIGKVQAGMTTALMITNFEVDVVINSGSAGGIGAGLAVGDVVVATATAYHDVDATAFGYDYGQLPQQPLYYDTDKNWVDQIIQAATATGLKAKTGLIVSGDQFIASQAATDQILSHFPMALSSEMEGAAIGQACHQFNTPYVVIRAMSDVGNEDAGVSFDEFILAAGKQSAAMLLALFAAQNK, encoded by the coding sequence ATGAAATTTGGCATTATTTGTGCAATGGAAGAAGAACTTAAAACGCTCCGCACCGCATTACAAGATGAAAAAATTACCCCCATTAAAGATATTGTCTTTTATGAAGGCACGATTGATCAACAAGCAGTTGTTTTGGTGCAATCTGGAATTGGTAAGGTCCAGGCTGGAATGACGACCGCTTTAATGATTACAAACTTTGAGGTTGATGTGGTGATTAACTCTGGTTCAGCCGGTGGGATTGGGGCCGGCTTAGCTGTTGGCGACGTGGTCGTCGCAACTGCAACGGCTTATCATGATGTGGATGCAACGGCCTTTGGTTACGATTATGGGCAATTACCACAACAACCGTTGTATTACGACACAGACAAAAATTGGGTCGACCAAATCATTCAAGCCGCTACTGCAACTGGTTTGAAAGCCAAGACTGGGCTAATTGTGTCAGGTGATCAATTTATTGCCAGTCAGGCTGCAACGGATCAAATTTTAAGTCATTTTCCAATGGCGCTTTCGAGTGAAATGGAAGGCGCAGCGATTGGGCAAGCCTGTCATCAATTTAACACCCCATATGTTGTCATTCGGGCGATGTCTGATGTTGGTAACGAAGATGCGGGTGTCAGCTTTGATGAATTCATCTTGGCTGCTGGCAAGCAATCAGCCGCGATGCTATTAGCGTTATTCGCTGCTCAAAACAAGTAA
- a CDS encoding NUDIX hydrolase has protein sequence MDFEEQVQTRTQVFDGGLVQVECQVVTLPNQTTATREIVHHQPAVAILMVTAAQQLVLVKQWRAATNGVTFEIPAGKVEPGETPLAAAVRELNEETRLVADQLTPIAEFYTSPGFTDEYMTLYVATGLQPVTTALPQDADEQLRLVYRDLPTVMGQVTRGELADAKTVMAVWYWQSHQALGVDLHG, from the coding sequence ATGGATTTTGAAGAGCAGGTACAGACGCGAACTCAAGTTTTTGACGGTGGCTTGGTGCAAGTGGAATGCCAAGTCGTGACTTTACCCAATCAGACGACGGCGACGCGTGAAATCGTCCACCATCAACCAGCTGTGGCGATTTTGATGGTGACGGCCGCACAACAGCTGGTACTCGTTAAGCAGTGGCGAGCGGCCACGAACGGAGTAACCTTTGAGATTCCGGCCGGCAAGGTTGAACCCGGCGAAACGCCGCTGGCTGCGGCCGTTCGTGAATTAAATGAAGAAACTCGGCTAGTAGCTGATCAGTTAACACCCATTGCGGAATTTTACACGTCACCAGGCTTCACCGATGAATATATGACGTTGTACGTCGCCACAGGATTACAGCCAGTTACCACGGCCTTACCACAAGATGCTGATGAACAGCTCCGGTTAGTCTATCGAGATTTACCAACGGTGATGGGCCAAGTGACTCGTGGTGAATTAGCGGATGCTAAGACAGTAATGGCGGTGTGGTATTGGCAAAGTCACCAAGCGTTAGGAGTGGATTTACATGGCTGA
- the dapF gene encoding diaminopimelate epimerase, which translates to MVVKMIKVHGSGNDFYLLDQAQFPEPLTDTDLKQLAINSCKRNGDGLYEGADGILVVDKSDHAQVLGRMRVINADGTEASMCGNGLRTVARYLGTQNSQTDFRVETMYADLKVQAVADFADHVPAYSVEISPVSFDAKNLGMHVNHEATTIINEAIPEISADLKFSAVSVPNPHLIAFVDHATLTGSELGRIGQWLNDGQNKLFPDGVNVSFVEVLGANSIFVRTFERGVGFTDACGTAMSASSLMYVLLHQESTDFNQEIHVTNPGGMVKTVVHQGADEEYWMELIGNATFVKFVTLPLAAALKADFSEATTTITGEQPAYEAFIAGVATV; encoded by the coding sequence ATGGTAGTGAAAATGATCAAAGTGCACGGTTCCGGTAATGATTTTTATTTATTGGATCAAGCGCAATTTCCAGAACCGTTGACTGATACTGACTTGAAACAACTGGCAATTAATAGTTGCAAACGCAATGGTGATGGCCTTTATGAAGGGGCCGATGGCATTTTAGTCGTTGATAAATCTGACCATGCCCAAGTGCTCGGTCGGATGCGTGTTATCAATGCGGATGGCACCGAAGCTAGCATGTGCGGTAATGGGTTACGGACCGTTGCACGCTACTTAGGCACTCAGAATAGTCAGACTGATTTTCGAGTGGAGACAATGTATGCCGATTTAAAGGTGCAAGCGGTCGCTGACTTTGCCGACCATGTTCCAGCGTACAGTGTTGAAATCTCACCAGTTTCCTTTGATGCTAAAAACCTAGGCATGCATGTTAATCATGAAGCCACCACGATTATTAATGAAGCTATTCCAGAAATTTCAGCGGATTTAAAGTTTTCAGCGGTTTCCGTTCCCAATCCACATTTGATTGCGTTTGTTGATCATGCTACCTTAACCGGTTCTGAGTTAGGTCGCATTGGGCAATGGCTAAATGATGGTCAAAATAAGCTCTTTCCAGATGGTGTCAATGTGAGCTTTGTCGAAGTACTTGGTGCTAACTCGATTTTTGTCCGGACCTTTGAACGGGGCGTTGGGTTCACCGATGCTTGTGGGACGGCGATGTCGGCATCTTCATTGATGTACGTCTTATTGCATCAAGAAAGTACTGACTTTAACCAAGAAATTCACGTCACCAATCCAGGGGGCATGGTCAAAACGGTCGTCCACCAAGGTGCCGATGAAGAATATTGGATGGAATTAATTGGGAATGCCACCTTTGTTAAGTTTGTGACGTTGCCATTAGCGGCGGCTTTAAAGGCGGACTTCAGTGAAGCCACCACCACTATTACTGGCGAACAACCAGCTTATGAAGCGTTTATCGCGGGGGTAGCCACAGTTTAG